A genomic stretch from Arthrobacter sp. KBS0702 includes:
- a CDS encoding exodeoxyribonuclease VII small subunit — MAAENAATPAPDTDLDGLSYEEAREQLLGVVGKLEAGGASLEESLALWERGEALAKRCEQWLEGARKRLAAARDQAGQEG; from the coding sequence ATGGCAGCAGAGAACGCAGCAACCCCGGCACCGGACACCGACCTCGACGGACTGAGCTACGAAGAGGCCCGCGAACAGCTCCTGGGCGTGGTGGGCAAGCTCGAGGCCGGCGGCGCCAGCCTCGAGGAATCCCTGGCCCTCTGGGAGCGCGGCGAAGCCCTCGCGAAGCGCTGCGAGCAGTGGCTCGAGGGCGCCCGCAAGCGGCTCGCGGCAGCCCGGGACCAGGCCGGCCAGGAAGGCTGA
- a CDS encoding polyphosphate kinase 2 family protein codes for MADVVNFDEHPADTLKAGKKFKLGDVDPGSTPGYAGDKAEGEKLLSELDGKLTNLQEQLFAESRIGGKKRVLLVLQAMDTAGKGGIVNHVMGQMNPQGVQLKSFKAPTPEEQSYDFLWRIEKEVPAAGMVGVFDRSHYEDVLIHRVHRWADAEELERRYRAINEFEARQTAAGTKIVKVMLHISRDEQQERLLARLEDPAKRWKYSGNDLKERAFWDDYMDAYQAAFEQTSSEHAPWHVVPANKKWFARIAVQQLLLDALEGLALEWPVPELDVEMEQELVRRS; via the coding sequence ATGGCAGATGTCGTGAACTTCGACGAACACCCGGCTGACACCCTGAAGGCAGGGAAGAAGTTCAAGCTTGGCGACGTCGACCCCGGGTCCACGCCGGGCTACGCCGGCGACAAGGCCGAAGGCGAGAAGCTGCTCAGCGAACTCGACGGCAAGCTCACCAATCTCCAGGAGCAGCTCTTCGCGGAGTCCAGGATTGGCGGCAAGAAACGCGTCCTGCTGGTTCTGCAGGCGATGGACACCGCCGGCAAGGGCGGGATCGTCAACCACGTCATGGGCCAGATGAACCCGCAAGGCGTGCAGTTGAAGTCGTTCAAGGCGCCGACTCCCGAGGAGCAGTCCTACGACTTCCTGTGGCGGATCGAGAAGGAAGTTCCCGCGGCCGGGATGGTGGGGGTCTTCGACCGTTCCCACTACGAGGATGTCCTGATCCACCGGGTCCACCGCTGGGCCGACGCCGAGGAACTGGAACGCCGCTACCGGGCCATCAACGAATTCGAGGCCCGGCAAACGGCCGCGGGAACGAAGATCGTCAAGGTGATGCTGCACATCAGCCGCGACGAACAGCAGGAGCGTCTGCTGGCCCGGCTTGAGGATCCGGCGAAGCGGTGGAAGTACAGCGGGAACGACCTCAAGGAGCGGGCCTTCTGGGACGACTACATGGACGCGTACCAGGCCGCCTTTGAGCAGACCAGTTCCGAGCATGCGCCCTGGCACGTGGTTCCGGCGAACAAGAAGTGGTTCGCACGGATTGCCGTCCAGCAGTTGCTGCTGGACGCGCTGGAGGGGCTGGCGCTGGAGTGGCCCGTCCCGGAACTCGACGTCGAGATGGAACAGGAGCTGGTGCGGCGCTCCTAG